A genomic stretch from Campylobacter lari subsp. concheus includes:
- the pyrC gene encoding dihydroorotase, whose product MTFKNPLDMHLHLRDESMLELVAPFSAKDFKAGVIMPNLITPLTETNALKAYKERILKACKNEDFTPLMTLFFKDYDEKFLEKAKDELFAIKLYPAGITTNSDNGISSFDIEKLKPTLNAMSELNLPLLVHGETNDFVMDREANFAKIYEKLAKNFPKLKIIMEHITTKVLCDLLKDYENLYATITLHHLMITLDDVVGGKMDPHLFCKPIAKRYEDKDALCELAFSGYEKAMFGSDSAPHPLHTKECCGCAAGVFSAPVILPVLAELFEKHSNEANLQKFISDNACKIHNLEFEKDKIIALEKQEWQVPQKYGDVVPFMAGKTLNFKII is encoded by the coding sequence ATGACATTTAAAAACCCTTTGGATATGCATCTACATTTACGCGATGAAAGCATGCTTGAACTTGTAGCCCCATTTAGCGCAAAAGACTTTAAAGCAGGGGTTATCATGCCAAATTTAATCACCCCGCTTACCGAAACAAACGCATTAAAAGCTTATAAAGAACGCATTTTAAAAGCATGTAAAAATGAAGATTTTACGCCTTTAATGACTTTATTTTTTAAAGATTACGATGAGAAATTTTTAGAAAAAGCTAAAGATGAGCTTTTTGCTATCAAGCTTTATCCTGCAGGTATCACTACCAACTCAGATAATGGAATTTCGAGCTTTGATATAGAAAAGTTAAAACCTACACTAAATGCTATGAGTGAGCTAAACCTGCCTTTACTTGTGCATGGCGAAACAAATGATTTTGTAATGGATAGAGAAGCAAATTTTGCTAAAATCTATGAAAAATTAGCTAAAAACTTTCCAAAATTAAAAATTATAATGGAGCATATTACCACTAAGGTTTTGTGTGATTTGCTAAAAGATTATGAAAATTTATACGCAACTATCACTTTACACCATTTAATGATAACACTTGATGATGTAGTGGGTGGTAAGATGGATCCGCATTTGTTTTGCAAACCTATTGCAAAACGCTATGAAGACAAAGACGCTTTATGTGAGCTTGCCTTTAGTGGTTATGAAAAAGCTATGTTTGGAAGCGATAGCGCACCTCATCCATTACACACTAAAGAATGCTGTGGTTGCGCAGCTGGGGTATTTAGCGCACCGGTGATTTTACCTGTATTAGCTGAACTTTTTGAAAAACATTCAAATGAAGCAAATTTGCAAAAATTTATTTCAGATAATGCTTGTAAAATCCATAATCTTGAATTTGAAAAAGATAAAATCATCGCTTTAGAAAAACAAGAATGGCAAGTACCGCAAAAATACGGCGATGTGGTACCATTTATGGCAGGAAAAACTTTAAATTTCAAGATTATTTAG
- a CDS encoding helix-turn-helix domain-containing protein: MDDKVKTLCIKIFGKKRFEILEFLALHANEDGFVFANIEELSKKLNISKPTIISTFKFLEEKALLEKLKNGLYKLK; this comes from the coding sequence ATGGATGATAAAGTAAAAACACTATGTATAAAAATCTTTGGTAAAAAACGCTTTGAAATTTTAGAATTTTTAGCCCTTCATGCTAATGAAGATGGCTTTGTCTTTGCAAACATAGAAGAGCTTTCTAAAAAATTAAACATCAGTAAACCAACCATCATTTCTACTTTTAAATTTTTAGAAGAAAAAGCTTTGCTTGAAAAGCTCAAAAACGGCTTATATAAACTCAAATAG
- a CDS encoding diacylglycerol kinase, with protein sequence MKPKYSLFKNASYAFSGIKFLLQDEMAFRIEFAIILPLIFASLFLPVSFLEHFVLVFVLVLILIVEALNSAIEACVDLCTSEFHILAKKAKDCASAGVFFSVVLAIITWSFILFDLVREWMIK encoded by the coding sequence ATGAAGCCAAAATATTCTTTATTTAAAAATGCAAGCTATGCCTTTAGCGGAATTAAATTTTTACTCCAAGATGAAATGGCTTTTAGGATAGAATTTGCCATTATTTTACCTTTGATTTTTGCAAGCTTATTTTTACCTGTGAGTTTTTTAGAGCATTTTGTGCTTGTATTTGTTTTGGTACTAATTTTGATCGTAGAAGCACTAAATTCTGCCATAGAAGCTTGTGTGGATCTTTGCACGAGCGAATTTCACATCTTAGCTAAAAAGGCAAAAGATTGTGCGAGTGCTGGGGTGTTTTTTAGTGTGGTTTTAGCTATAATTACTTGGAGTTTTATTCTTTTTGATTTGGTTAGAGAATGGATGATAAAGTAA
- a CDS encoding phosphoethanolamine transferase, with product MHLKLSWTKFTLLNAVFIIVFNFPLFEFVYEKIDQNTMLFSVFFGIYFFLVLSILSLIYFPYITKILSIFLLSICAICSYFISNYGVLIDDHMIQNVVETDNREFFSYFNFSFALYILAFVIFPSLLVIFTKIDYQKYFFKKSVLFLTSLVFCFALVALSSKTLLPFLRSHNIVRMYNLPFYPIYSSIEFTKKKLAGKKELTIISDDASLKDTNTTKLMILVIGETARASNYSLGAYKTNDTNFYTKNEPNLVYFSDVSSCGTATARSLPCMFSRHKRANFENELYEENVLDILQKVGVQSIWFGNNSGGCKGNCDRIKHKLIAKDYDESLLELVRQELENINSNKIIVVHLQGSHGPTYYKRYPNAFKKFMPTCDTNELNTCSHKQIINTYDNTLLYTDFIIKSLINMLKQNPTKEASLLYLSDHGESLGENGIYLHGMPYLIAPKDQKHIPMIFWSKDSKLSQDLQSKKNYKLSQDNLFSSLLGYFGVNSKEYEANYDIFSKNLKENP from the coding sequence ATGCACCTAAAACTTTCATGGACAAAATTTACCCTGCTTAATGCAGTTTTTATCATAGTATTTAACTTCCCGTTGTTTGAGTTTGTATATGAAAAGATAGATCAAAATACTATGCTTTTTAGTGTATTTTTTGGAATTTATTTTTTCTTGGTTTTGAGTATCTTATCTTTGATATATTTTCCCTATATTACCAAAATTTTAAGCATATTTTTACTTAGTATTTGCGCCATTTGTAGTTATTTTATTAGTAATTATGGGGTTTTAATCGATGATCATATGATACAAAATGTTGTTGAAACAGATAATAGGGAATTTTTTTCTTATTTTAATTTTTCTTTTGCTTTGTATATTTTAGCTTTTGTGATTTTTCCTAGTTTGCTTGTGATTTTTACTAAGATTGATTATCAAAAATATTTTTTCAAAAAAAGCGTATTGTTTTTGACTTCTTTGGTATTTTGCTTTGCTTTAGTAGCTCTTAGCTCAAAAACACTTTTGCCTTTTTTAAGATCACACAATATCGTTAGAATGTATAATCTACCCTTTTACCCAATATACTCAAGCATAGAATTTACAAAGAAAAAACTAGCAGGTAAAAAAGAACTAACTATCATTTCAGATGATGCAAGCTTAAAAGATACTAATACAACTAAACTTATGATTTTAGTCATAGGTGAAACTGCCAGAGCAAGTAATTATTCTTTAGGCGCTTATAAAACCAACGATACGAATTTTTATACCAAAAATGAACCAAATTTAGTGTATTTTAGTGATGTAAGCTCTTGTGGTACTGCTACTGCAAGAAGTTTGCCTTGTATGTTTTCAAGACATAAAAGAGCGAACTTTGAAAACGAATTGTATGAAGAAAATGTTTTAGATATCTTACAAAAGGTTGGAGTACAAAGTATTTGGTTTGGTAATAACTCGGGAGGTTGTAAAGGAAATTGCGATCGTATAAAACACAAACTCATTGCAAAAGACTATGATGAAAGCTTACTTGAACTTGTAAGGCAAGAACTTGAAAATATAAATTCAAACAAAATCATCGTTGTGCATTTGCAAGGCTCACATGGCCCAACTTACTACAAACGCTATCCAAATGCATTTAAAAAATTTATGCCAACATGTGATACAAACGAGCTAAATACCTGCTCCCACAAACAAATCATAAACACCTATGATAATACTTTACTTTATACAGACTTTATTATAAAAAGCCTTATAAATATGCTTAAGCAAAATCCTACTAAAGAAGCTTCTTTGCTTTATTTATCAGATCATGGAGAAAGCTTGGGTGAAAATGGAATTTATCTTCATGGTATGCCTTATTTAATAGCACCAAAAGATCAAAAGCATATACCGATGATATTTTGGAGTAAAGATAGTAAATTAAGTCAAGATTTACAAAGCAAAAAAAATTATAAACTTTCTCAAGATAATCTTTTTTCAAGCTTACTAGGGTATTTTGGAGTAAATAGCAAAGAATATGAAGCAAATTATGATATATTTAGCAAAAATTTAAAGGAAAATCCTTAA